The Planctomycetota bacterium sequence GGCCCGTTCCATGCCCTGCTTCAGCGCCAGCGGGTTCACGCCGGCCACGACGGCCTTCAGACCCTCGTTGAAGATCGCTTCGGCCAGGACCGTCGCGGTGGTGGTGCCGTCGCCGGCCACGTCGCTGGTCTTGCTGGCCACTTCGCGGACCATCCGAGCGCCCATGTTCTCATAGACGTCTTCCAGGTCGATTTCCTTGGCGACGGTGACGCCGTCCTTGGTGACCGTGGGCGAGCCAAAGCTCTTCTGCAAAATCACGTTGCGACCCTTGGGACCGAGCGTGACCTTGACGGCCCGGGCCAGCTTCGAAACGCCGCGGCGAATCGCCTCGCGGGCTTCCTGATCGAAAGCAATCGTCTTTGCCATGTTCTGTGAATCTCCGATTTGGTAGATGAATGGTTCGCAACGACCAAGCCGGCGACTCGGTCGCCGTGATTACGACGGCAGAGCCGTCGGCTTGGTGGGTCCGCGTTGTATTAGCCTTCGATGACGGCCAGGATGTCGTCTTCGCGCATCAGCAACAACTCTTGATCGCCGATCTTGAACTCGTCGCCGGCGTACGAGCTGAACAACACGCGGTCGCCGACCTTGACCTGCAGCGCGCCGCGCGAGCCGTCGTCCAACAGCTTGCCTTCGCCGACGCTGATGATCTTGCCCCGGGCCGGCTTGTTCTGAGCCGAGTCGGGCAGCACGATCCCGCCGGCGGTCCGCTCTTCGGACGCTTCGCGTTCGACGACCACGCGGTCACCCAACGGTTGCAGCTTCATCGCGCCCTTGCTTGCCTTACGATCCTTGGTAGCCACGGCCATAGTTAGTTCGCCTCCAGACGGAATCGAGAACGGTGTTAGTTCGAGGACGGTGTTTTGATGGAACGATGCTTTTCGGTCGAGAACGGCGTTCGACTGTAACGTCAGTTCCCGCCCGTTTAGCCGCTAGGCCATAGGCCTGCGCGCCCGGCGTCCGTCCCGTGGGCGCAGACTGCCATTTAAGGGCCGAAAACCATCGGCAGGGCATGCTTTAGGCAACTGGCGCGCCAAAGAGTCTCGCTCGCCGTAAGTGCTTATTCAGTCGCCAGTTGTTTTACTCGCCCCGCCGGCGCTCGATTGGCCCCTTCCTGCCACAACCGACTGAACAGCCCCCCAAGCCCAAACTCCCCTGCCGTTTTGGCAGCATAGAGAATCCTCCTGATAGGCGACATGACGACGGTGAAGTCCGGCGGGGCATTCGTGGAAGGACAAACCACGCCAACTAGAGCGAACGCCGCATTGCCCGGCGCTCGGCCGCGGGGGAGACTTTGATGGGTCTTGAACGCCCCAAGCCGCGCCCGGATCGCCCGCCGCCATGATTCCCATCTTGCTTACCATCGAAGCCGTGATCTTTATCCTTGCGCTGGTGGCCTTCGGCCTGGCCGTCGTGGGGCGCATTTCTTTGCGTTGGGTGCGTTGGACGTTGATCGCGGTCTTGGCGTGGCTGCCGGCCCTGATCGCGGCACTGGCGTTCCTAGATAGTTACCAGCGCAACCCTCGCGGTTGGGGTCACTATTGGTATCTGACACCAACTCCTGCGCGGTTCGTCGTGGTATGCGTCGTCGTGTTCTACGTTGCACTGCTCTGTTTGCCTTGGTTTGCGTTTCGGCGCGTTCCTGCAGTTGAGCCACGCATTCCCCGCGCGCGGCAATGGCGGCTGCGCAAGTTGCTGCTCGCGGGCTTGGGCTCGTTGGTGGCGTTCGTCGCGACGCTGTGGCTTTACGATTGGACCATCTGCCGCGAACTCGAACGCGCCGTGGCTGCGAACGAACAGATCGTCGCCAAGTACCTGGCCGAGCGCGCCCCCGCCGACCAGGACGCCGGCCCAGGGTTGCTAAAACTGCTCGACACGCTCGGCGGCCACGAAGGTTGCCCCGAGTGGCTGCGAGAAAGGGATGCGGTGTTCGATCCCAAATCCCCCGAGATAGTGGAATTCTTTCGCGCCCATGAAGATCAGGTGCGGCAAGCGATTGCGCTCGCGAAGCTGCCTGCCGCCAACTTCCGCTGTGATGACGCCGACGTTTTGCCGCACCCCAATTTCGACGATCTCGCCGGCTTGTCTGTCGCGGGTCAATTGTTGGAACGTGCGGCGAGCGAACGTGCCGGGCGGGGCGATCTGGCCGGGGCCTATGAATGCCTGCAGGCGATGCGAGACTTGAATCGCATTGCCGTTTACCCGCGCACGCTTGTCGCCGGGATAGTGACCCTGCGCGAACGCGCGCGAATGGAACTGCTCGGCCAACTACTGAACGAGAATCCCAAAGTTGCATTCGAATTTCAGTTTCCACTGGCGATCAACCGGCCAATCGAGTTCGCGAAGCTTTGGCCAAACCTGGAATGCGAAGCTGCCGTCGAGCCACGGACAAACTACAAGCTGCACCTGGGTGGATTGACCGATTCCACGCTGTATGACGATGAAATGCGCGAGCAATACCAGCACCATCGCTGGGCCTGGCGGTTGTCGTTCGCGACAATTCGGGTTACCAAATTGGCCGATGATGTTCCGGCCTGGCCAGCGTTTGTCGAACGCTTAAAGGGAATCGTGACGAAGGAGCCCGCCGACGTGAATGGTTTCCGCCAATGGAGCATCGATTGGCCCCAAGGCGCGGGGAGTGTTTTTGTCGCCAACCAGGGATACTCGATGGTGCATATCATCCAATTGGCGATCAACGAAAAGTCACGG is a genomic window containing:
- the groES gene encoding co-chaperone GroES gives rise to the protein MAVATKDRKASKGAMKLQPLGDRVVVEREASEERTAGGIVLPDSAQNKPARGKIISVGEGKLLDDGSRGALQVKVGDRVLFSSYAGDEFKIGDQELLLMREDDILAVIEG